A region from the Arvicola amphibius chromosome 12, mArvAmp1.2, whole genome shotgun sequence genome encodes:
- the Snrpe gene encoding small nuclear ribonucleoprotein E, with translation MAYRGQGQKVQKVMVQPINLIFRYLQNRSRIQVWLYEQVNMRIEGCIIGFDEYMNLVLDDAEEIHSKTKSRKQLGRIMLKGDNITLLQSVSN, from the exons ATGGCGTACCGCGGCCAGGGCCAGAAGGTGCAGAAAGTGATGGTGCAGCCCATC AACCTCATCTTCAGATACTTGCAAAAC aggTCTCGGATTCAAGTCTGGCTGTATGAGCAAGTGAATATGCGGATAGAAGGTTGTATTATT GGCTTTGATGAGTACATGAACCTCGTATTAGATGATGCAGAAGAGATTCACTCTAAAACAAAGTCAAGGAAACAGTTGG GTCGGATCATGCtcaaaggagataatattactctGCTCCAAAGTGTTTCCAACTAG